From a region of the Paraburkholderia caribensis genome:
- a CDS encoding universal stress protein produces MSYKTLLVHIDDSRRSHTRIALSLELAQRWDAHLIGLYVVCQDLFRPLFRQDRTLSFGQLEAHADERREKAQNAFLAAAERAGRSAEWRAPAGPALDVATLHARHADLLVLGQQDPNDPASFVAPNFAGDLVLGAGRPALVVPYAGDVRTLGENVLLAWDGSREAARAAADAMPLLQRARHVGVEIVRHRAQHDGQPGADAPEGIDVAAWLDAHGVRASFSTTPHPIGVGTGATLLNRASDLHADLLVLGAYGHARARERVFGGVTRTMLESMTVPVLMSH; encoded by the coding sequence ATGAGCTACAAGACCTTGCTCGTCCATATCGACGATAGCCGCCGCAGCCACACGCGCATCGCGCTGTCGCTCGAACTCGCGCAGCGCTGGGATGCGCATCTGATCGGCCTGTACGTGGTCTGTCAGGATCTTTTCAGGCCCCTCTTCCGGCAGGACCGGACGCTGTCGTTCGGGCAGCTCGAAGCGCACGCGGACGAGCGCCGCGAGAAAGCGCAGAACGCCTTTCTCGCCGCCGCCGAACGCGCCGGCCGCAGCGCCGAATGGCGCGCGCCGGCCGGACCCGCGCTCGACGTCGCCACACTGCATGCGCGGCACGCCGATCTGCTTGTGCTCGGCCAGCAAGACCCGAACGATCCCGCTTCGTTCGTCGCGCCGAACTTCGCCGGCGATCTGGTGCTGGGGGCGGGCCGTCCCGCGCTCGTCGTTCCGTATGCGGGCGACGTACGCACGCTCGGCGAAAACGTGCTGCTCGCGTGGGACGGCAGCCGCGAAGCAGCGCGCGCCGCCGCCGACGCAATGCCTCTGCTGCAACGGGCGCGCCATGTCGGCGTGGAGATCGTGCGGCACCGTGCGCAGCATGACGGTCAACCAGGGGCGGATGCGCCCGAAGGCATCGACGTCGCCGCATGGCTCGACGCACACGGCGTGCGCGCGTCGTTTTCGACGACGCCGCACCCTATCGGCGTCGGCACGGGCGCGACGCTGCTCAACCGCGCATCCGATCTGCACGCGGACCTGCTGGTGCTGGGCGCATATGGGCACGCACGGGCGCGCGAACGCGTGTTCGGCGGCGTCACGCGGACGATGCTGGAATCGATGACCGTGCCCGTGCTGATGTCGCATTGA
- a CDS encoding response regulator translates to MIKVLLADDHTLVRDGLRHILQSASGFEVAGEACDGGTTIALIRATQAHVLVLDLSMPGRNGVDLIKQIKDEQPALRILVLTMHAEQQYAVRAFKAGASGYMTKESASAELVGAVTKVASGGVYVSLAMAERFAQHLNEPAEALPHHRLSDREYDVFRRIVSGQSITEIAHELCVSVKTISTHKTRILEKMQMPNENGLVRYAIRHKLIDDGSDI, encoded by the coding sequence ATGATCAAGGTATTGCTTGCCGACGACCACACACTCGTGCGCGACGGGTTGCGCCACATCCTGCAATCCGCGAGCGGCTTCGAGGTGGCGGGCGAGGCATGCGACGGCGGCACGACCATCGCGCTGATCCGCGCCACGCAAGCCCATGTGCTGGTACTCGACCTGTCGATGCCGGGCCGCAACGGCGTCGATCTCATCAAGCAGATCAAGGACGAGCAACCCGCGCTGCGCATTCTCGTGCTGACCATGCACGCGGAGCAGCAATACGCGGTGCGCGCCTTCAAGGCGGGCGCATCCGGCTATATGACAAAGGAAAGCGCCAGCGCCGAACTGGTCGGCGCCGTGACGAAGGTGGCGTCGGGCGGCGTCTACGTCAGTCTCGCCATGGCCGAGCGCTTCGCGCAGCATCTGAACGAACCCGCCGAAGCGTTGCCGCATCACCGCCTGTCCGATCGCGAGTACGACGTGTTCCGCCGCATCGTCTCCGGCCAGAGCATCACCGAAATCGCGCACGAACTGTGCGTGAGCGTCAAAACCATCAGCACGCACAAGACCCGTATCCTCGAAAAAATGCAGATGCCGAACGAAAACGGCCTGGTGCGCTATGCGATCCGGCACAAGCTGATCGACGACGGGTCCGACATCTAG
- a CDS encoding response regulator, whose protein sequence is MDTAVPALAAKVYLVDTAVEVRRRLACLLGAIAGVEIAGEAEDGDSALEGIRACDADIVVLDLRLADGNSLALIETLSRLHPAIVKIVLTNHIARAFRDACNAAGADFFFDKTSEFDAACRAIAGIARTQRASS, encoded by the coding sequence ATGGATACCGCCGTGCCAGCGCTCGCCGCCAAGGTCTATCTCGTCGACACCGCCGTCGAAGTGAGGCGCCGTCTTGCTTGCCTGCTGGGCGCCATTGCGGGCGTGGAAATCGCTGGCGAGGCTGAAGACGGGGACTCGGCGCTGGAAGGCATCCGTGCCTGCGACGCGGATATCGTCGTGCTCGACCTGCGCCTTGCCGACGGCAACAGCCTCGCCCTCATCGAGACGCTGTCCCGGCTGCACCCGGCCATCGTCAAGATCGTGCTGACGAACCACATCGCGCGCGCTTTCCGCGACGCATGCAACGCGGCGGGCGCCGATTTTTTCTTCGACAAGACGTCTGAATTCGACGCGGCCTGCCGCGCCATCGCAGGCATCGCCCGGACGCAACGCGCGTCCTCGTGA
- the fnr gene encoding fumarate/nitrate reduction transcriptional regulator Fnr gives MLAATATVTVTETAAAAADSDRPIMRAARVVPIHPVSRAEPPARRAPRCSACAMRALCMPAELSADELTRLDAIICATRSVKRGDALYRAGDAFHSIYAVRAGSFKTVVMHREGREHVTGFQIAGEALGLDGVGTCQHNCDAIALEDSVVCIIPFAQLEAVCRELKPMQHHIYQMMSSEIVRESSQMMLLGTMTAEQRVATFLLNLSRRFKARGFSAAEFHLRMTREEIGCYLGMKLETVSRMFSKFQRERLVDANGKTIRILDHEGLARV, from the coding sequence ATGCTTGCCGCCACTGCCACTGTCACTGTCACTGAAACCGCCGCCGCCGCCGCCGACAGCGATCGTCCGATCATGCGCGCGGCGCGCGTCGTGCCGATTCATCCCGTTTCGCGCGCTGAGCCGCCGGCGCGTCGCGCGCCCCGCTGCTCGGCGTGCGCGATGCGTGCGCTCTGCATGCCCGCCGAACTGAGCGCGGATGAACTGACCCGGCTCGACGCCATCATTTGCGCGACGCGTTCCGTCAAGCGTGGTGACGCGCTCTATCGCGCGGGCGACGCGTTTCACAGCATTTACGCGGTGCGCGCGGGCTCTTTCAAGACGGTCGTGATGCATCGCGAGGGCCGTGAGCACGTGACGGGCTTCCAGATTGCCGGCGAGGCGCTGGGGCTCGACGGCGTCGGCACCTGTCAGCACAACTGCGATGCGATCGCGCTCGAAGACAGTGTGGTCTGCATCATTCCGTTTGCGCAGCTCGAAGCGGTCTGCCGCGAGCTGAAGCCGATGCAGCATCACATCTACCAGATGATGAGCAGCGAGATCGTCCGCGAATCCAGCCAGATGATGCTGCTCGGCACGATGACGGCCGAGCAGCGCGTCGCGACCTTCCTGCTGAATCTGTCGCGGCGCTTCAAGGCGCGCGGCTTCTCCGCCGCGGAGTTCCATCTGCGCATGACGCGCGAGGAAATCGGCTGCTATCTCGGGATGAAACTCGAAACCGTGAGCCGCATGTTCTCGAAGTTCCAGCGCGAGCGGCTCGTGGATGCGAACGGCAAGACGATCCGCATCCTCGACCACGAGGGGCTCGCGCGGGTCTAG
- a CDS encoding Acg family FMN-binding oxidoreductase — protein MVHANPRSAWEIDETRFDPAAPLAEQLRFALQYAVLAPSNHNTQPWRFMIDGSTVQVCVDRLRALPVVDPFDRGLIISCGAALFNLRVALSHFGFSYAITLFPSDPDPDVVALVHVSRDGRGDAAVASLFDAITRRVTTRAPFADQPVPADVQQKLADACEAEGAFAGCLHARADRQAIAQLVAEADHTQFADPRFRRELAVWIHPRRVDDGMPAYGTAVSGLLDFAVPLVSAVVRVFDAGAGTPATHRHLVDGSPLIVGIATSRNDREAWVAAGQALERMLLVATAEGLTASYLNQPIEVSTLRLQISGLLHLDATPQLLLRVGRGPQAAHSPRRPLADVVI, from the coding sequence ATGGTCCACGCCAATCCGCGTTCGGCATGGGAAATCGACGAAACCCGGTTCGATCCCGCCGCGCCGCTCGCCGAGCAACTGCGCTTTGCACTGCAATACGCAGTGCTCGCGCCGTCCAATCACAATACGCAGCCGTGGCGCTTCATGATCGACGGCAGCACCGTGCAGGTGTGCGTGGATCGACTGCGGGCGCTGCCCGTCGTCGATCCGTTCGATCGCGGGTTGATCATCAGTTGCGGCGCGGCGCTCTTCAACCTGCGCGTGGCGTTGAGCCACTTCGGGTTCAGCTACGCGATCACGCTGTTTCCTTCGGACCCGGACCCCGATGTCGTCGCGCTGGTGCATGTGTCGCGTGACGGTCGCGGCGACGCGGCCGTGGCGTCCCTGTTCGACGCGATCACGCGGCGCGTCACGACGCGCGCGCCCTTTGCCGACCAGCCCGTTCCCGCCGACGTGCAACAGAAGCTGGCCGACGCCTGCGAGGCGGAAGGCGCTTTCGCGGGCTGCCTGCATGCGCGCGCCGATCGCCAGGCAATCGCGCAGCTCGTCGCCGAGGCCGACCATACCCAGTTCGCCGACCCGCGCTTTCGCCGCGAACTTGCCGTCTGGATTCATCCGCGCCGGGTCGACGACGGGATGCCCGCGTACGGAACAGCCGTGAGCGGGCTGCTCGATTTCGCGGTGCCGCTCGTCTCCGCCGTGGTCCGCGTGTTCGACGCCGGCGCGGGGACGCCTGCCACGCACCGGCATCTGGTCGACGGCTCGCCGCTGATCGTCGGCATCGCCACCTCGCGCAACGACCGCGAGGCATGGGTTGCCGCCGGACAGGCGCTGGAACGCATGCTGCTGGTCGCCACCGCCGAAGGATTGACGGCCTCCTACCTCAACCAACCAATCGAAGTGAGCACGCTACGCTTGCAGATCAGCGGCCTGCTGCATCTCGACGCGACGCCGCAACTGCTGTTGCGCGTCGGACGCGGCCCGCAGGCTGCGCACTCGCCGCGCCGCCCGCTCGCCGACGTCGTCATCTGA
- a CDS encoding DUF3564 domain-containing protein codes for MRITLHLDTFECTEPSVYAILWLDRDARKWSREGHAVIDLPEWGALALSNDSTRILDAAGDRVCCELAGLDLLDLDGPFEGESGQARWYRDAGRAPIAGQWHVQWIDGTESEPEHGVFADEV; via the coding sequence ATGCGAATCACCCTTCACCTCGATACGTTCGAATGCACCGAGCCGTCTGTCTATGCCATTCTCTGGCTCGACCGCGACGCCCGTAAATGGTCGCGCGAAGGACATGCCGTCATCGATCTGCCGGAATGGGGCGCGCTGGCACTGTCGAACGACAGCACGCGCATTCTCGACGCGGCAGGCGATCGTGTCTGCTGCGAGTTGGCGGGCCTCGATCTGCTCGATCTCGACGGACCGTTCGAAGGCGAATCCGGGCAGGCGCGCTGGTACCGCGATGCAGGTCGTGCGCCCATCGCCGGGCAATGGCATGTGCAGTGGATCGACGGGACCGAATCCGAGCCCGAGCACGGCGTTTTTGCCGACGAAGTGTGA
- a CDS encoding PAS domain-containing sensor histidine kinase: MTAPGNDPSRNDDAASASDVRLDDRFFLLIEAVQDYAIFMLDPAGNVASWNRGAQRIKGYSHDEIIGRHFSTFYTEEDIAAGKPARELATAAAEGRVEDEGWRVRRDGSRFWANVTISAVRDANGTLLGFAKVTRDMTDRMRLEELERASEVSAQVQITRENEQKRIARELHDDLGQQLTALKMSVALMEATLAAKTETAPLVPKTRALQQEIDAMATSLRRIASDLRPPLLDDLGLAAALEWLAEDFTKRYGVVATVHIEAGDPHFPARFNEFASTNLFRIVQEALTNVARHANASRVRIELARTGNLVSLDIEDNGVGATLALPPVSASFGLLGIRERVRQLQGTVSFVSAPGEGFHISIRVPVAAVAAVQ, encoded by the coding sequence ATGACCGCGCCGGGCAACGATCCGTCCCGCAACGATGACGCGGCGTCCGCATCGGATGTGCGGCTCGACGACCGGTTTTTCCTGTTGATCGAAGCGGTTCAGGACTACGCCATCTTCATGCTCGATCCTGCCGGCAATGTCGCCAGCTGGAATCGGGGCGCACAGCGCATCAAAGGCTACTCACACGACGAGATTATCGGCCGTCATTTTTCGACGTTCTACACGGAAGAGGACATCGCCGCCGGCAAGCCGGCCCGCGAACTGGCAACGGCCGCCGCCGAAGGGCGCGTCGAGGACGAAGGCTGGCGCGTGCGGCGCGACGGCTCGCGGTTCTGGGCCAACGTCACCATTTCAGCCGTGCGCGACGCCAACGGCACGCTGCTCGGCTTCGCCAAGGTCACGCGCGACATGACCGACCGCATGCGCCTTGAGGAACTCGAACGGGCGAGCGAGGTGTCGGCGCAGGTGCAGATCACGCGCGAGAACGAGCAGAAGCGCATCGCGCGCGAACTGCACGATGACCTCGGGCAGCAGTTGACCGCGCTGAAAATGAGTGTCGCGCTGATGGAAGCGACGCTGGCCGCGAAGACCGAGACCGCGCCGCTCGTGCCAAAAACGCGCGCGCTGCAACAGGAGATCGACGCGATGGCGACGTCGCTGCGCCGCATCGCCTCCGATCTCCGCCCGCCGCTGCTCGACGATCTGGGCCTCGCGGCCGCGCTCGAATGGCTCGCTGAAGACTTCACGAAGCGCTACGGCGTCGTCGCGACGGTTCATATCGAAGCTGGCGATCCGCATTTCCCCGCCCGGTTCAATGAGTTCGCTTCGACCAACCTGTTTCGCATCGTGCAGGAAGCGCTGACCAACGTCGCGCGTCACGCGAACGCGAGCCGCGTGCGCATCGAGCTGGCGCGCACCGGCAATCTCGTCTCGCTCGACATCGAGGACAACGGCGTGGGCGCAACGCTCGCGCTGCCGCCCGTCAGCGCGTCGTTCGGGCTGCTTGGCATTCGCGAGCGCGTCAGGCAGCTACAGGGCACGGTGTCGTTCGTCAGTGCGCCGGGCGAGGGCTTTCACATTTCGATTCGCGTGCCCGTTGCCGCTGTGGCGGCGGTGCAGTGA